From Paenibacillus graminis:
TTGCTGTTGGCTCAATGGTTGGTTCAGAAGTAGCTGTAGGTACTACGGTTGGGGTAGCTACCGGCTCTGCAGTTGGTGTTATAGTCGGTGTCGGTTCTATATTATACAGATTAAACTCAGCAACATTTAGTGTTCCACTACCTTTTTGTATTACCCATATTTTCTTCACATTAGTCAAAGGCTTAGCAAAGGAATGTATTCCATTATCACCTGGAATCACTTCATTAACGATACTACCTTCAATCGCTACACCTTTACTATCTTCGAAAACTATATACATTTTTTCCCTATTATAATTTGTTATGAACATTTTGTATGAATTAATGGTAACAGGACTGTCGAATATAATGAGAAAGGAATCTTGCTTTGATTTTGAACTATCACTTCTTTCGTATATCAAAGGGTAACTAGTTAATTCATTATTATCGGTTACTTGTAACGTTGATCCCATTACAGTCGTATTATTTGTACTTGTTCCAATTGCTTTACCATCCATTAAACCTACAGGACTTTCAGCAGCTTTAGTTAAATTAGGTGCGGCGATCAAGATAAGTAAACATAGAATCATAAAACTAATTACTTTCTTCTTCAAAACATCCATCTCCTTTAATATGTATGCATCAAGCCTACACTAAATAAAGGCGAACAAACAGTCTGTTATTCGACAGAAATTTACAATACACTTATGGGTTATTGAGGAGGGAATATGCAGGTTGAATCGAGGATACGAACTCTAAATCACTGGTATGGGGAACTTTCCTGGGCAGTATCTATACGTATAATTCATACGTTGACACGTATTATTAATACGTATATAATAGGAGTGTGAGGAGGGCTGAGATTGAAGGCTTACAGTTCAAGAGAAATCATAAAAATTCTTGAAGAGGACGGATGGTACATAATCGGAGCAAATGGGAGCCACCATTACTTCAAACATTCGACAAAGCTCGGTAAAGTTACCGTGCCACATCCTAGAAAAAGCTTTCCTCCCAAGACACAAGCAAATATCCTTAAATCAGCAGGGTTGTAGGGGCGCAAGCTCCTCTCCCTCAAGGAGGCTAAACTATATATGAGTAAAAAAGATGTATACCGCTTTTGGGCGCTGCTCGATACGGCAGACGAAGGAATCTCTGTTCGCTTTCCCGATCTTCCCGGATGCCTGACTTCCGGAGACAGCGCGGAAGAAGCCTATGCTGCAGCCCGTGAAGCGCTGGAGGGATTTCTGTACGTCATGGAGCAAGATGGTGACTCTATTCCCGCACCTTCCCCATTGGATGTGATACTGGCACAAGCAGATGTCGGAGAAGCCGCATGTGACGTTCAGGTGTATATGCCTGTTGTTCGGGAGGCTATGGAGAACAAGGCTGTAAAGAAGACGCTGAGCGTACCCAAGTGGTTAAATGATGCAGCGGAGAGTCAGCACCTTAATTTTAGCCAGGTCCTTCAGGAAGGATTGAAACGGAATTTAGGTATTGATAATCAGCGCGTTTAAGTGGCAATTGCTTGGCCTATTCACCCGCCTGACGATGGCCGGAAGGGAAACGGCCGAAACTCACTCCCCAATCTTGGAGGGTGAGTCGCGGGAACCCGCAACTGTTCTTCATAAAATAAAAAAGCCCCCGCGCTGGGCAGAGGCATACATAAAGGAAAATACTCCCTTATTGGCGAATGACTAATAGTTTGTCATCTGACCAAGAAGGGAGGTATTACAGTGGATGAATTGGCGAAGAGTATTTTATCTTTCCTGATAAAAGAAAACGAAAAGGGAGAGTCGTGGTCTCCCTTGAATGACGAAGCTTCAGAGAAAAGATTTGAAGCTCCATGGACAAGAATAATGGTGCGGCTCCGCATGATGCAAGCCGGTGGTTTGATCACTATTCAAGCTTTAAACTCGGACGACGAACCGTCCGATGTTGGGATCAAATTAACCGAAAAAGGCAAGAACTTTTCAATTTAAACTTTGATGTCATGGAAGGTCTGGATAGATTCGCGAATAATCTCCCGGACCTTTCCTAAATTATCTTCGTTCAGCAAAGAGAT
This genomic window contains:
- a CDS encoding type II toxin-antitoxin system HicB family antitoxin codes for the protein MSKKDVYRFWALLDTADEGISVRFPDLPGCLTSGDSAEEAYAAAREALEGFLYVMEQDGDSIPAPSPLDVILAQADVGEAACDVQVYMPVVREAMENKAVKKTLSVPKWLNDAAESQHLNFSQVLQEGLKRNLGIDNQRV
- a CDS encoding PT domain-containing protein, coding for MKKKVISFMILCLLILIAAPNLTKAAESPVGLMDGKAIGTSTNNTTVMGSTLQVTDNNELTSYPLIYERSDSSKSKQDSFLIIFDSPVTINSYKMFITNYNREKMYIVFEDSKGVAIEGSIVNEVIPGDNGIHSFAKPLTNVKKIWVIQKGSGTLNVAEFNLYNIEPTPTITPTAEPVATPTVVPTATSEPTIEPTATPTPVPTATAIPTPTVTPTVEPTPTPTVTPTPTVTPTPTVTPTPTVTPSPTPEQPTGDRAILVVTMNTGLEKEFDLSMDEVNSFIAWYENKQSGTGTASFAINKHDNNKGPFTSRKDYVIFDKILTFSVDEYSAK
- a CDS encoding type II toxin-antitoxin system HicA family toxin translates to MKAYSSREIIKILEEDGWYIIGANGSHHYFKHSTKLGKVTVPHPRKSFPPKTQANILKSAGL